In Flavobacterium gelatinilyticum, a genomic segment contains:
- a CDS encoding tetratricopeptide repeat protein, with amino-acid sequence MKNLLLYILLSLSFAVSAQEKDKVLPGANEEYKQNKFTDAEADYRISASKFPKKAAASYNLGNSIYKQNQVSEAKYAYANAIKNAKTRPEKHKAFHNLGNVLMKEKNYSQAVEAYKEALRNNPADDETRYNYAYAKQKLKENPPKNDQNKDKNKDKDKDKDKNKDKNKDQNKDKDQDKKDDKGDKDKDKKDGKNDPKKDDKSDNKGEPKPQPGGISKERVQNLLDAVNNEEKKIQDKVNAQKEKGSPRKPEKDW; translated from the coding sequence ATGAAAAATTTACTTCTTTATATTTTACTATCGCTTTCTTTTGCAGTTTCTGCTCAGGAAAAAGACAAAGTATTGCCTGGCGCCAATGAAGAATATAAGCAGAATAAATTTACTGATGCTGAAGCTGATTACAGAATTTCGGCCTCAAAATTTCCAAAAAAAGCAGCTGCTTCTTATAACTTAGGAAACTCGATTTACAAACAAAATCAGGTTTCGGAAGCAAAATATGCCTATGCAAATGCTATCAAAAACGCCAAAACTAGACCTGAAAAGCACAAAGCATTTCACAATCTTGGAAACGTTTTGATGAAAGAAAAAAATTATTCGCAGGCAGTTGAAGCTTATAAAGAAGCCTTACGCAACAATCCAGCCGATGACGAAACACGTTATAATTATGCTTATGCCAAACAAAAGCTAAAAGAAAATCCTCCTAAAAACGATCAGAACAAAGACAAGAATAAGGATAAGGACAAAGACAAGGATAAAAACAAAGATAAAAACAAGGATCAGAATAAAGACAAAGATCAGGATAAAAAAGACGACAAGGGCGATAAAGACAAAGACAAAAAAGATGGTAAAAATGATCCTAAAAAAGACGACAAGTCTGACAATAAAGGAGAACCAAAACCACAGCCCGGCGGTATTTCAAAAGAACGTGTTCAGAATCTGTTAGATGCTGTAAACAATGAAGAAAAGAAAATTCAGGAT
- a CDS encoding VWA domain-containing protein produces the protein MELDEKKYLYLLILLPIVAAVFLFTMYWKRKKQREFGDLEMVKKLSPESSVFKPVLKLSILLLALAFIIIGLVNPKIGTKMETVKREGIDIVFAVDVSKSMLAEDVAPSRLEKSKQLVSQIINSLGSDRIGIVAYAGSAFPVLPITSDYSVAKMFLQGMSPDMVSSQGTSLDEAIRLSAKYFDEKSKTSKLLILISDGEDHSEGASVAAEEANKIGMKIITIGVGTEKGGTIPLKENGIVRNFQKDQNGQTVITKLNQEGLRTIAKATKGGYVYGGNTKEVLEYIKNALNNIQKTEFESTQMADYQSQFQWFLGFGFLLLFVDIFLLERKTNWIKELNLFNEKK, from the coding sequence ATGGAATTAGACGAAAAAAAATATTTATATCTCCTTATATTACTGCCAATTGTGGCGGCTGTTTTTCTTTTCACTATGTATTGGAAAAGAAAAAAACAGCGTGAATTTGGTGATTTGGAAATGGTTAAAAAACTGAGTCCGGAAAGTTCTGTTTTTAAACCTGTACTAAAATTATCGATCCTGCTTCTGGCACTTGCGTTTATTATTATAGGATTAGTGAATCCGAAAATCGGTACCAAAATGGAAACCGTAAAACGTGAAGGTATTGATATTGTTTTTGCGGTCGATGTTTCAAAAAGTATGCTTGCAGAAGATGTTGCACCAAGCCGTCTTGAAAAAAGCAAACAATTAGTTTCTCAGATCATAAACTCATTGGGAAGCGACCGAATTGGGATTGTGGCTTATGCTGGAAGTGCATTTCCGGTACTGCCAATCACGTCAGATTACAGCGTGGCCAAAATGTTCCTTCAAGGAATGAGTCCTGATATGGTTTCATCGCAGGGAACTTCTCTTGACGAAGCTATCCGGTTATCAGCTAAATATTTTGATGAAAAAAGCAAAACCAGCAAACTTCTTATCCTAATTTCTGATGGAGAAGATCACTCTGAAGGAGCTTCTGTTGCTGCAGAAGAAGCCAACAAAATAGGCATGAAAATTATCACGATTGGAGTTGGTACAGAAAAAGGAGGAACAATTCCGCTGAAAGAAAACGGTATTGTGAGAAATTTTCAAAAAGATCAAAACGGACAAACCGTTATCACAAAACTAAATCAGGAAGGTTTAAGAACGATTGCTAAAGCAACAAAAGGCGGTTATGTTTACGGCGGAAACACAAAAGAAGTTTTAGAGTATATCAAAAATGCTTTGAACAATATTCAGAAAACCGAATTCGAATCGACTCAAATGGCAGATTATCAATCGCAGTTTCAGTGGTTCCTTGGCTTTGGATTCCTGTTGTTATTTGTTGACATTTTCCTTTTAGAAAGGAAAACAAACTGGATTAAAGAGCTGAATTTATTTAACGAAAAGAAATAA
- a CDS encoding vWA domain-containing protein: MNNQISFLNPEFFWLFLLIPIAVIWFFWKRNQQSASLKMSSTAGFKNSESLLTKLKPSLYVFRIIALSSLIIALARPRTVDISNQTKTTKGIDIVMAIDVSGSMLAKDLKPNRMEALKRVAADFVEERPNDRIGLVLYASEAYTKTPVTSDKPIILEAIKGIRYDTVLQDGTGIGMGLATAVNRLKDSKAKSRVIILLTDGVNNAGFIEPETAADIAKQYGIKVYTIGLGTNGMAESPYAYAPNGGFLFKMQKVEIDETLMKNIARKTDGTYFRATSNDKLAEIYNSINKLETTEIQELKFYDYDEKYRLFVMIALFMILLEVGLRNTVYRSFI, translated from the coding sequence ATGAATAATCAGATTTCTTTTTTAAATCCGGAATTCTTTTGGCTGTTTCTTTTAATTCCAATTGCTGTTATTTGGTTTTTCTGGAAAAGAAACCAGCAGTCGGCTTCTTTAAAAATGAGTTCGACAGCAGGTTTTAAAAACAGCGAATCGTTATTAACGAAATTAAAACCAAGTTTATATGTTTTCAGGATTATTGCTTTAAGTTCCCTGATTATTGCTTTGGCAAGACCCAGAACAGTAGACATAAGCAATCAGACCAAAACAACAAAAGGAATTGATATTGTAATGGCAATCGACGTTTCAGGAAGTATGCTGGCAAAAGATTTAAAGCCAAACCGTATGGAAGCTTTAAAAAGAGTAGCTGCCGACTTTGTTGAAGAAAGACCAAACGATAGGATCGGATTGGTTTTATACGCTTCTGAGGCTTATACCAAAACACCGGTTACAAGTGACAAACCTATTATTCTGGAAGCGATAAAGGGTATTCGATACGACACGGTTTTACAAGATGGAACCGGAATTGGAATGGGGCTTGCAACTGCTGTAAATCGTTTAAAAGACAGTAAAGCAAAAAGCCGTGTAATTATTCTGTTGACAGATGGTGTAAACAATGCCGGATTTATAGAACCGGAAACTGCAGCAGACATTGCCAAACAATACGGAATAAAAGTGTATACAATTGGTCTTGGAACAAACGGAATGGCCGAATCGCCTTATGCATATGCACCAAATGGAGGTTTTTTATTCAAAATGCAGAAGGTTGAAATCGATGAAACACTCATGAAAAATATCGCTCGTAAAACTGACGGAACGTATTTTAGAGCAACAAGCAACGATAAATTAGCCGAAATCTATAACTCGATCAATAAACTGGAAACAACCGAAATACAGGAACTGAAATTCTACGATTACGACGAAAAATACAGGCTTTTTGTCATGATTGCACTGTTTATGATCTTGCTGGAAGTAGGTTTAAGAAATACAGTTTACAGAAGCTTTATTTAA
- a CDS encoding four helix bundle protein: protein MTKQELENRLIDFAATIIIIASKFEKNYAGNHLSGQIIRSGTSPALNYGEAQSAESKKDFIHKMGICLKELRETFVCLKIIEKANLSTDRESLMQVKNRSKSINFNLCFQY, encoded by the coding sequence ATGACTAAACAAGAATTAGAAAACAGATTGATTGATTTTGCTGCAACAATTATAATTATAGCAAGTAAGTTTGAGAAAAATTATGCAGGAAATCATTTGTCAGGACAAATAATTAGATCAGGAACATCACCAGCTTTAAATTATGGTGAAGCGCAAAGTGCAGAGAGTAAAAAGGATTTTATTCATAAAATGGGAATTTGTCTGAAAGAATTAAGAGAAACATTTGTTTGCTTAAAAATAATAGAAAAAGCAAATCTATCAACAGACCGAGAAAGTTTAATGCAAGTAAAAAATAGAAGCAAATCAATTAATTTCAATCTTTGTTTCCAGTATTAA
- a CDS encoding DUF58 domain-containing protein, producing MDTKELLKKVRKIEIKTKRLSNHIFSGEYHSSFKGRGMTFSEVRQYQYGDDIRNIDWNVTARYNEAHVKVFEEERELTMVLMVDISGSEGFGSKSQFKKDIVTEIAATMAFSATQNNDKIGLILFSDNVELYIPPKKGRSHVLRIIRELIEFEPKSHKTDIAQALKFLSGTQKKKAIVFMISDFMSDNYEQTLKIASKKHDLTGVRVYDIREEKIPNLGMVTMLDAETGKTQLVDTSSKTVRLNYEKHYQERINYFKDTFRKSGAGIVHTRVDENYVTKLLGYFKSR from the coding sequence ATGGATACAAAAGAGCTTTTAAAAAAAGTACGGAAAATAGAAATCAAAACCAAAAGACTGAGCAATCATATCTTTTCGGGAGAATACCACTCTTCATTTAAAGGACGAGGAATGACGTTTAGCGAGGTGCGTCAATACCAATACGGAGATGATATTCGTAACATCGATTGGAATGTAACCGCACGCTATAACGAAGCTCACGTAAAAGTTTTTGAAGAAGAACGCGAATTGACCATGGTATTAATGGTCGATATTTCTGGTTCTGAAGGTTTTGGTTCAAAAAGCCAGTTTAAAAAAGACATCGTAACCGAAATCGCGGCAACGATGGCTTTTTCGGCTACACAAAACAATGATAAGATTGGGTTAATCTTATTTTCTGATAACGTCGAATTATACATTCCGCCCAAAAAAGGCCGTTCGCATGTTTTGAGAATCATTCGCGAATTGATCGAATTTGAACCAAAAAGCCACAAAACAGATATTGCACAGGCTTTAAAATTCTTATCGGGGACACAAAAAAAGAAAGCAATTGTTTTTATGATTTCAGATTTTATGTCTGATAATTATGAACAGACTTTAAAAATTGCTTCAAAAAAACATGACCTTACCGGCGTTCGCGTGTATGACATCCGTGAAGAAAAAATTCCAAATTTAGGAATGGTGACCATGCTTGATGCCGAGACCGGCAAAACGCAGCTAGTAGACACCAGCTCAAAAACAGTCCGCCTGAATTACGAAAAACATTATCAGGAAAGAATCAACTATTTCAAAGATACATTTCGTAAATCCGGAGCGGGAATTGTACATACAAGAGTCGACGAGAATTACGTAACTAAATTATTAGGCTATTTCAAATCGAGGTAA
- a CDS encoding AAA family ATPase, which produces MEENTTTLDIRAINEKIERESAFIDLLTMEMNKVIVGQKHMVERLLIGLLGQGHILLEGVPGLAKTLAINTLSQAVQGSFSRIQFTPDLLPADVIGTMIYNIKANEFSIKKGPIFANFVLADEINRAPAKVQSALLEAMQEKQVTIGDSTFKLDRPFLVLATQNPVEQEGTYALPEAQVDRFMLKTVIDYPKIDEERFVIRQNLKGTYEKVNPVVSVDQILRAQEAVREVYMDEKIEKYILDIIFATRYPEKYKLADLKPLISFGASPRGSINLANAAKCYAFIKRRGYVIPEDVRAVVHDVLRHRVGITYEAEAENITSVDIINKIVNEIEVP; this is translated from the coding sequence ATGGAAGAAAATACAACGACTTTAGACATTAGAGCGATAAATGAAAAAATTGAGAGAGAAAGTGCTTTTATAGACCTTCTTACAATGGAAATGAACAAAGTTATTGTGGGCCAGAAACATATGGTCGAGCGTTTATTAATCGGTCTTTTGGGTCAGGGTCACATTTTACTTGAAGGTGTTCCGGGGTTAGCAAAAACATTAGCGATTAATACTTTATCGCAGGCAGTTCAGGGTTCTTTCAGCCGTATCCAGTTTACGCCGGATTTATTACCTGCCGATGTTATCGGAACCATGATTTACAATATTAAAGCAAACGAATTCTCTATTAAAAAAGGACCTATTTTTGCCAACTTCGTACTTGCTGATGAGATCAACCGTGCTCCTGCCAAAGTACAGTCAGCACTTCTTGAGGCGATGCAGGAAAAACAGGTTACAATTGGTGATTCTACTTTCAAATTAGACCGTCCGTTTTTAGTATTAGCAACTCAAAACCCTGTTGAGCAGGAAGGAACATATGCGCTTCCTGAAGCTCAGGTTGACCGTTTTATGCTGAAAACTGTTATCGATTATCCTAAAATTGACGAAGAGCGTTTCGTAATACGCCAGAACTTAAAAGGAACTTACGAAAAAGTAAATCCTGTAGTTTCTGTAGATCAGATTTTACGTGCGCAGGAAGCCGTTCGTGAAGTTTATATGGATGAAAAAATTGAGAAATATATCCTGGATATCATCTTTGCTACACGTTATCCTGAAAAATACAAATTAGCCGATTTAAAACCACTTATCAGTTTCGGAGCTTCTCCGCGTGGAAGTATCAACCTGGCAAATGCCGCTAAATGTTATGCTTTTATCAAACGCCGCGGTTATGTAATTCCAGAAGATGTTCGTGCTGTTGTACATGATGTATTACGTCACAGAGTTGGAATCACGTATGAGGCTGAAGCCGAAAACATTACTTCTGTAGACATTATCAACAAAATCGTAAACGAGATTGAAGTACCTTAA
- a CDS encoding aldo/keto reductase: MSKTTLSPVISGTMNWGVWDKNLTTKEMENLIQVCIENKITTFDHADIYGDYTTEADFGKAFKASKISREKLQLITKCGIQLVAEGRNNKIKHYDYSKDYIIWSVEESLKKLKTDYVDVFLLHRPSPLMQADEIAEAVEKLKTEGKIIDFGLSNFTSSQTELIRQKTEVSFNQVHFSATNFEPMVDGSLDYMQTHGIRPLSWNPLGTVFREDTKQTRRLKQLFSTLLEKYHLGADTLLLSWILKHPAGIIPIAGTVNVARIQSLVKAAELDMDKEDWFAIWKESMGNDVP; the protein is encoded by the coding sequence ATGAGCAAAACAACGTTATCGCCTGTAATTTCAGGCACTATGAATTGGGGAGTCTGGGATAAAAACCTGACGACTAAAGAAATGGAAAACCTGATACAAGTTTGTATCGAAAACAAAATTACTACTTTTGATCACGCCGATATTTACGGGGATTATACAACGGAAGCAGATTTTGGAAAAGCTTTTAAAGCAAGTAAAATTTCGCGCGAAAAATTACAATTAATTACCAAATGCGGTATCCAGCTGGTTGCCGAGGGACGTAATAACAAAATCAAACATTACGATTATTCCAAAGATTACATTATATGGTCTGTTGAAGAATCTTTGAAAAAACTTAAAACAGATTATGTTGATGTTTTTTTACTGCACAGACCAAGTCCGCTAATGCAGGCCGATGAAATTGCAGAAGCAGTTGAGAAATTAAAAACAGAAGGAAAAATTATAGATTTCGGACTTTCAAACTTTACAAGTTCACAAACCGAATTAATTCGTCAAAAAACAGAAGTAAGCTTTAACCAGGTACATTTTTCGGCAACTAATTTTGAACCAATGGTTGATGGAAGTTTAGATTATATGCAGACACACGGAATCCGTCCGTTGTCATGGAATCCGCTTGGAACTGTTTTTAGAGAAGATACAAAGCAGACACGTCGATTAAAACAATTGTTTTCGACATTGTTAGAGAAATACCATTTAGGAGCTGATACACTTTTATTATCATGGATCTTAAAACACCCGGCCGGAATTATTCCGATTGCAGGAACGGTTAACGTTGCCAGAATCCAGTCATTAGTAAAAGCGGCAGAACTGGATATGGACAAAGAAGACTGGTTTGCAATCTGGAAAGAGAGCATGGGCAATGATGTGCCTTAA
- a CDS encoding SDR family NAD(P)-dependent oxidoreductase: MKKTVLITGATSGIGKAAAQILAKNNYKVVLCGRRKERLEELEKELSAFTEIYSLAFDVRNKNEVTEKINSLPDVFSDIDILINNAGNAHGLDPIQTGDLEDWDAMIDINVKGLLYVSKVVIPKMTAKNSGHIINIGSTAAKEVYPNGNVYCGTKHAVDAITAGMRIDLNPFGIRVGAIHPGMVATEFSEVRFKGDVERASNVYKGFDPLQAEDIADIIHFVVSRPYHVNIADLVVMSTAQASSTIVKRNI, encoded by the coding sequence ATGAAAAAAACAGTTTTAATTACGGGCGCTACAAGCGGAATAGGAAAAGCAGCTGCTCAGATACTGGCAAAAAACAATTATAAAGTAGTTCTCTGCGGCAGACGTAAAGAACGTTTGGAAGAGCTGGAAAAAGAACTTTCTGCCTTTACGGAAATATATTCATTAGCTTTTGATGTTCGTAATAAAAATGAAGTTACTGAAAAAATAAATTCTCTTCCGGATGTATTTTCAGATATTGATATATTGATTAATAACGCCGGAAATGCCCACGGTCTTGATCCTATTCAGACAGGAGATTTAGAAGACTGGGATGCGATGATTGATATTAATGTAAAAGGACTTTTATATGTTTCGAAAGTAGTGATCCCTAAAATGACTGCAAAAAATTCCGGACATATAATCAATATTGGTTCAACGGCCGCAAAAGAAGTGTATCCAAACGGAAATGTGTACTGCGGTACCAAACATGCAGTCGATGCCATTACAGCCGGAATGCGAATTGACTTAAATCCATTCGGAATAAGAGTAGGGGCAATTCATCCCGGAATGGTGGCAACAGAATTTAGTGAAGTACGATTTAAAGGAGATGTAGAAAGAGCTTCAAATGTGTATAAAGGATTTGATCCTCTTCAGGCAGAAGATATTGCCGATATTATTCATTTTGTGGTTTCAAGACCGTATCATGTCAATATAGCCGATTTAGTTGTAATGAGTACAGCGCAGGCATCTTCGACGATTGTCAAGAGAAATATTTAA
- a CDS encoding ATP-binding protein, with protein MINKRLLIKNLLAHNDENSFYDKKRQLNLHSREGKAKFLKHICALSNSNPANNSYIVVGVEDQDNEIVGDDFFDDSRIQNLVNAFLENPPKIQYENVPFPNLPKDRVIGLVTIKPKSQISHFKKGIHTILANSTFIRIGSNSVPVEEWQEIEKNYQNTEAVIGIENSSRNSIQYTLDGVIDFMNFRHKDMAPKYRVFKELFVICWAGVPKKSREKTFLSRVDIELINEQVKLFYSAQDVVTIVYNDDSFTITEYVPLGLNDKTSYYPLEEQTIHFFDNGYYKIDRQILFQPPEFNRKMLFHIYNSNLALLQKLEKGIALSDRELKDLGNLPSTFMICYLNGFDDARQRLIDAKLLLKPFGQVYLSFKEALRVLRKMKYDV; from the coding sequence ATGATCAATAAACGCCTTTTAATAAAGAATCTCCTTGCTCATAATGACGAGAACAGTTTTTATGACAAAAAAAGACAGTTGAATCTGCATTCGCGAGAAGGAAAAGCAAAATTCCTCAAACATATCTGTGCGCTTTCTAATTCAAATCCGGCCAATAATTCCTATATCGTAGTCGGGGTCGAAGATCAGGATAATGAAATTGTAGGCGATGATTTCTTCGACGACAGCCGAATCCAGAATCTTGTGAATGCTTTTCTTGAAAACCCGCCTAAAATTCAGTACGAAAACGTGCCCTTTCCCAATCTTCCAAAAGACAGGGTAATTGGTCTGGTAACCATTAAACCCAAAAGCCAGATTTCACATTTCAAAAAAGGAATACACACTATTTTAGCGAATAGCACATTTATTAGGATAGGAAGTAATTCTGTCCCTGTTGAAGAGTGGCAGGAAATCGAAAAAAACTATCAAAATACAGAGGCTGTTATTGGTATTGAAAACAGTTCCAGAAACAGCATTCAGTATACACTCGACGGGGTTATTGATTTTATGAATTTCAGGCATAAAGACATGGCGCCAAAATACCGTGTTTTTAAGGAACTGTTTGTAATCTGTTGGGCTGGTGTTCCTAAAAAATCCCGCGAAAAAACCTTTTTATCCCGTGTTGATATTGAATTAATCAACGAACAGGTTAAGCTTTTTTATTCGGCTCAGGATGTGGTTACTATTGTATATAACGATGACAGCTTTACCATTACCGAATATGTACCGTTGGGGTTAAATGACAAAACGAGTTATTATCCTTTAGAAGAACAAACTATTCATTTTTTTGACAACGGTTATTATAAAATTGACCGACAGATACTTTTTCAGCCTCCTGAATTTAATAGAAAAATGCTGTTTCATATCTATAATTCAAACTTGGCTCTTCTTCAAAAACTGGAAAAAGGAATCGCATTGTCTGACCGTGAATTAAAAGATCTGGGTAATCTGCCTTCGACTTTTATGATTTGTTACCTGAATGGTTTCGACGATGCCAGACAAAGATTAATTGATGCTAAATTACTTTTAAAGCCTTTCGGACAGGTGTATTTGTCGTTTAAAGAAGCTTTGAGAGTTTTGCGAAAAATGAAGTATGATGTTTAG
- a CDS encoding DUF3298 and DUF4163 domain-containing protein, giving the protein MKNYIFTILLCLIFTSCKKELSFDNEAFEEKSTIPCKNDCPNIIIEVPIAKNKKIVADSINKKVFAVIKDILYFGDDSTQVNDYKSLTKAFIASYEEMHKKFPHDTFGWEGKVTGNIEFESDQVLNIKLDHYTFTGGAHGYQGFRSLLFDKKNGKTIFNDQLFKNEKEFKAFAEKEFRAKYKIPQKANINATGLMFENDQFQLPQNIFYTSEGLLLYYNSYEAASYADGPKEILFPYEKVAKYLKFR; this is encoded by the coding sequence ATGAAAAATTACATATTTACAATCTTATTGTGTTTGATTTTTACAAGTTGCAAAAAAGAGCTTTCATTTGACAATGAAGCGTTTGAAGAAAAATCCACAATTCCGTGCAAGAATGATTGCCCGAATATCATAATAGAAGTCCCAATTGCTAAAAATAAAAAAATTGTCGCCGACAGTATCAACAAAAAGGTTTTTGCTGTTATAAAGGATATTCTTTATTTTGGTGATGATTCAACTCAGGTCAATGATTATAAGTCTTTGACGAAAGCTTTTATTGCCTCTTATGAAGAAATGCACAAAAAATTCCCTCACGATACTTTTGGATGGGAAGGAAAAGTAACAGGAAATATTGAGTTTGAATCGGATCAGGTTTTAAACATCAAACTAGATCATTATACCTTTACAGGAGGTGCTCACGGTTATCAGGGTTTCCGCTCTTTATTGTTTGATAAAAAAAACGGAAAAACCATTTTTAACGATCAGTTGTTTAAAAACGAAAAGGAATTTAAGGCTTTCGCCGAAAAGGAATTCCGGGCTAAATATAAAATTCCGCAAAAAGCCAATATCAATGCCACCGGATTAATGTTTGAAAACGATCAGTTTCAACTGCCCCAGAATATTTTTTACACCTCTGAAGGTTTGCTTTTATATTACAACTCTTATGAAGCCGCGTCGTATGCAGATGGCCCGAAAGAAATTTTGTTTCCATATGAGAAAGTCGCGAAATATTTGAAATTTCGATAA
- a CDS encoding cystathionine gamma-synthase has product MKFNTKVIHGGQHHDPSTGAVMPPVYQTSTFIQTSPGKPLADYEYSRASNPTRTALENALASIENGTRGLAFSSGLAATDCILRSFKAGDEVIAMDDLYGGTYRMFSRIYKDSGIKFHFVDMTDIAKLKSLINENTKLVWVETPTNPLMKLADIAEVAKITKEHKIWFAVDNTFATPYLQKPLDLGADIVMHSATKYLGGHSDVIAGALIVKDEALGEQLHFQQFATGATLGPMDSFLVLRGIKTLALRVQRHCENGEKVVEFLNKHPKINTVYYPGLENHPFHEIAKKQMKAFGGMVSFTFKSGKKEDAVAFLEKVKVFTLAESLGGVESLANHPALMTHASIPADKRAEVGITDDLVRLSVGIEDAEDLIADLEQALA; this is encoded by the coding sequence ATGAAATTCAATACAAAAGTAATACACGGTGGCCAGCATCATGATCCAAGTACAGGAGCTGTTATGCCTCCGGTGTATCAAACTTCAACTTTTATTCAGACGAGCCCGGGGAAACCTTTGGCGGATTACGAATACAGCCGCGCTTCAAATCCAACCCGTACGGCTTTAGAAAATGCTTTGGCAAGTATTGAAAACGGAACACGAGGACTGGCTTTTTCATCTGGTCTTGCGGCGACCGATTGTATCTTAAGGTCATTTAAAGCCGGCGATGAAGTAATCGCTATGGATGATTTATACGGAGGAACGTACCGTATGTTCTCAAGAATATATAAGGATTCGGGAATCAAATTCCATTTTGTTGATATGACCGATATTGCGAAACTTAAGTCGCTTATTAATGAAAATACAAAACTGGTCTGGGTCGAAACGCCTACAAATCCGTTAATGAAACTGGCTGATATAGCCGAAGTGGCTAAAATTACCAAAGAACATAAAATATGGTTTGCGGTTGATAATACTTTTGCAACACCTTATTTGCAAAAACCGCTTGATTTAGGTGCCGATATCGTAATGCACTCAGCAACAAAATATTTAGGCGGACATTCTGATGTTATTGCCGGAGCTTTAATTGTAAAAGATGAAGCACTGGGCGAACAATTACATTTTCAGCAGTTTGCAACCGGAGCGACTTTAGGTCCAATGGACAGTTTTTTAGTTTTAAGAGGAATCAAAACGCTGGCATTACGTGTACAGAGACATTGTGAAAATGGAGAAAAAGTAGTGGAGTTTTTAAATAAACATCCCAAAATTAATACAGTTTATTATCCGGGACTAGAAAATCATCCGTTTCATGAAATTGCAAAGAAACAAATGAAAGCTTTTGGCGGTATGGTTTCTTTTACTTTTAAATCGGGTAAAAAAGAAGATGCTGTAGCGTTTTTAGAAAAAGTAAAAGTGTTTACACTGGCAGAATCTTTGGGGGGAGTGGAATCATTGGCAAATCATCCGGCATTAATGACGCATGCCTCTATTCCTGCTGATAAAAGAGCCGAAGTTGGAATTACCGATGATTTAGTGAGATTAAGTGTTGGTATTGAAGATGCTGAAGATTTAATTGCAGATCTGGAACAAGCTCTGGCTTAA
- a CDS encoding THC0290_0291 family protein — protein MFKHLYIRIFALLGVSTIATAQSNLAHEIGIFAGPVTLQSDFGERNNFDTNSGNAGFGIGFAHWLNFSAANNRDRFFAEHFKVRSELSFNRTNLKHYGEWVERKPNGLFAQQLKNMYANTTIIGLGSQLEFSFIKIHDFENSVGSLSPYLSAGFMVSYFSTSIGSRLGNVLHPAIIPEKYLTPSDGRPHGFSNENGVVLSATAGLGVHYKLTTMSDLMFETKFQMYNSDWIDGLNPNKDLYKENKSNDWQVWFNFGYIHYLEF, from the coding sequence ATGTTTAAACACCTATATATCAGAATTTTCGCCTTACTGGGCGTCTCTACAATTGCTACAGCCCAATCTAATCTTGCACATGAGATTGGAATTTTTGCAGGTCCGGTAACTTTACAGTCTGATTTTGGGGAAAGAAATAACTTTGACACAAATTCCGGAAATGCAGGTTTTGGTATTGGATTCGCTCATTGGTTAAATTTTTCCGCTGCTAACAACAGAGATCGTTTCTTTGCTGAACATTTTAAAGTGAGATCTGAACTATCTTTCAACAGAACTAATCTTAAACATTACGGAGAGTGGGTTGAAAGAAAACCAAACGGACTATTTGCTCAGCAGCTAAAAAACATGTACGCCAATACTACCATTATTGGATTAGGATCTCAGTTAGAGTTCTCTTTTATAAAAATACATGATTTTGAAAATTCAGTTGGGTCGTTAAGTCCCTATTTAAGTGCCGGATTTATGGTTAGTTATTTTTCTACCAGTATCGGGTCAAGACTGGGGAATGTATTGCATCCGGCCATTATTCCTGAAAAATATTTAACTCCATCAGACGGACGTCCTCACGGTTTTTCTAATGAAAACGGAGTAGTACTTTCTGCAACAGCAGGTCTTGGTGTGCATTACAAACTCACTACAATGAGTGATTTAATGTTTGAAACAAAATTCCAAATGTACAATTCTGACTGGATTGACGGATTAAATCCTAACAAAGACCTTTACAAAGAAAATAAGTCGAATGACTGGCAGGTTTGGTTTAACTTTGGATATATCCATTATTTAGAGTTCTAA